TTGACATTGGTCGGCAATGACCTTTTATGTTGAGTCTTTAAACAGTCACCAGCCTCGTGGTTTTCAGCTGCTCTGACCTCTGCTATTATCCAGAGTTGCAGTGTTCGCATCCTCTCAAACTGCTGATCTCGGTCCTTTGTTGTTATTATATCCTGCATTACTACTCAAGCGAGtcttggaagaaaaaaaagaaacacattccTAGCGAGGCAAGCAGTCACAAGGAGTCTAAAGGGCACTTCAGGGTTCTCGGTTAATTGACCCTCTCCACCCTCCTTAGCCTTACCTTACCCAACCCAGGCCCCTCACACTGCTTTATCTCAGCTCCTCCAACTGTGTGTTAAGGGGGAGAATATTAAAAACACTGATAACAGGGTTTGACATGGAAAATGAATTCTGACTGGGTTCAGGGAGAGAGCATCTCTCagcgctaaaaaaaaaaaaaaaagactggggAGAGAATATAGAGAGTAATGGTGTCTGCAGGAGGCAGGTGTTGTTAACCTCTTGGAGCTTTGTTTGGTTGCTTAGCAAGTGTTGGCTCCAGGTTCTTAAAGTCACTAAGTAGTATCATACATTCTCATCTCTCTATACAAGATAGATCGTTTTTAATAACCTGTCTTATGGGAAAcatgcagttttctttttcttcagacAAATGCACCCTGATTAGAATTTTCCAAATGTAATCACAAGCTTTATATCTACTGATCCTTGGGCACATTTCAAGATTCATTTGTCAATGCTATAACAAAAGTTTGACATGTTAACGACCTGATCTAAAAGGGCTGGAAAAACACATTACACTTATCAGTCATGGGGTTTCAGGATGGGAAAGTTGCCTTCAGAAACCGGCTCTTGTATTTTTCTCACGCAGCGAGAGGGGAGAAGTCAGGTATCTGTATTCCCTCGTCAAACTCGCGCACCGTGTTCATCCGAAGCTGCTTCTTCTCACACGGCTCAGCCCACCGAGGTCAGCGAGAGAGcaagaaacagagaaatgtcTCGCCTACAAAGGAGACAGAGTGGATCGCTCGCTGGACTCACCATCATTCCGTCCCACGATGACAAATGCATCAAAACAAACCACCGACTACACACTTTACACCCATTTGGAAAAATCTCCAATAGCTTTACAACTATGTTAAGCATCTATGAGTATTAGAAATGAGTAGCTTCAACAAATTAAACAGCAGCTACTCCTTTATTAGCAGCAGATTCATTCTGACAAATGATGACTCAAATGCAGGCTAATGTTCAGGGCTGCATTGCTGTTGTGTAGGTGACCCAGAGACAtatattaaaaatgaacataTCTAGGATCTTTAAGAGTTTATTACTAAAATTGCCTTAGAAAGAAAAcgatatccatccatccattatctatgcCGCTTTTCCCATTCTGGGTCaaggggggctggagctgatcccagctgtcattgggcaagaggcaggtacaccctggactgatcgccagtcaatcacagggctgtaAGAAGAGACTGTATAGGACTATAGAGGCCCTGTccgacggggattcaaaccagggtaaagaaaatgatttaaagaataGAATTTGATtgtgctataaaaaaaaaagatggtgtaCACCATTGATCTTTTAGAGGAAGGAAGAAGgagacaaaaatatgaaaaaatatgaaatttcAAATAGTGATGAAGGCCATTACATCCTTCTTCAAAGCAAACAGCCTTTCTGTTGGTGTAAGCGTATCATTTTCTCATAGCAGACTGTACAGGTTGTTCTGCAGCTGTTCTATACTAACcctgcagaaaaaatatttgCAGTCATTTTTGATCATAGGTAAAGGTCATATAAGTCTGACAGTGAAAGCTAAACCCAGTGTGATTTATTATACGTTACATCAACAGTCTTAAAGCACCTTTTGACTACAGACTGTTAAATGTAAAACGGCTCAAAAGCACAATAGACTCCAATCATAAAATGGGTTATGACTGTCAATTCAAACTTCACAGATGGAGTTGCACATCACTGTCGGGAATCAAACTCTAGCTGCGTGTGTATTGTACTGGAAAGGTGTTTGCAGTGTAATTTGACGCAGTGGGAACACTTGCTTTCTGAGATGGCATGATTAGCTGGCCTACATGCAGACAATAAACAAGTAGCACAAGCACAGTATGCTGAAGAGATCGAGAAGTGAAGGAAAGGAAAATAGTTCGGTTTTCTGCATTCAATGGCCCCGGTGAACTATTATAACGTTTGAAATTGTTTTCACAAGGACAGGGTTAGGTAATGGAAACATTTCCTAATCAAGAAAATCAGTTTTGTTGACATGTCTGAGAATGTGCTGGGAGTCCCAAGGGAAAATTGGGCACCATGAGAATACTGGTGACCTCCTGAAAACATAACTCAAGATGGGCACAGCGGATGCTTTGGGCACATTTACTCTTGTTGATGACAGTTCTGGGAACAGGCTGATAGAGGACATGATAGGTCGACATTTGTACAGTACTTTGGAACCCACGGTAATTAGTCAAGGTAGTTGTATCTGTTACAATTTGCAGCCCTCTGTGAACTTGGATGTAACGAGCATGTGTCGTGGCCCCAAGTCAAGGTGAAAGggcagatgttgttgtttgcgTCATCAAGGCACGGGTAGGAGGGTCAGTGAAAGGTCAGAAGGCGTTTTAATCTCCTGAATGAGATGGAGAAAACTAGGGGGGGGCGGTTCTTATTAAACACTATCTCCCTTTGAAGCCTGCTATGTAGAAAGAAAAGCGATAATATGtcatgcaataaataaacacctTAATTCTACAGTTCATATGCCTTTCTGCTAAAATGTTGTCCTTCCTGACTCTGAGAGACATTCAAATAGCAGAAGGGCTGTTCTTCACCAGCCCAGTCTTCTTGCTCTGCTTTTCTGTCTTAGCTATCATGCTTGCTAACTTCACACTTGCCACCCTAAGACGTCCACTTATCTGAAGGTTATCTCCATTAACAGACTCAACCTTTGAATGCAGACTCTAAAGGCCAAGACTAGACATGACTTATGGGCGAAAGGTTTCCATTTGTAGTCCAAGTATAATTGTCCACTAGCTTCTTAGCTTGCAGGAACATAGTCTGTGGGAAGCGAAAGAGGGCATACACAATCTGCTTTAATGGGAGCCCTGCACACATCGGATCACCTGCTGACAATGATGCCTTTCAATTCATTTCTACAAATGAGCATGTGCATGAAAGTGCACATTACATTCCCATCATGTTGTCTCTCAAACCTAACTTCATTCCTTCTTCTCAAGTTGCTAATCCAACTGAAAACATGCAGAGCACCTAAAAAGAAGTCTTGAAATAATTTTCTTTATTGCTAGCTGCTGGTTACTCCAGAAACCCCCAAAAGTTGGCGGTTCGTCCCATAGGCCACATTGTCTCCTGACGATAGTTTATGGGTTCAGGGATTTATCAGAGGGTAGCTTACAGTGCATTTTATATTGGTTTGCATGCTGAGTTTGCATGCATGCCACATTCAACTAAAATGGTTATTCCTATATTTGTATTCTGGCAGTGTTTGTGTAAATGGGTTTATTGCACCTGTTCACTTTGGGATGATTCACGGTGCAGCCCCATTTCCTTTACATGCGCTCTCTTCATAAAGAGAAAACTTCATCATTAACTGGTCGTTGTCGAGTCCTGTGTGCATGTCAAGACCACCACCTTAGGCAAACAGCAGAGCCGCGAGGAAACGACAAAGAACAAACATGCAACTGTCTGAGTCACTCGTGCAATCACAAGACTAAATGCAGGAGATGTGAGGGAGGGAGCCAGGAGCAGAATTAAGCTTGAGTTCATcattaaaagaataaatgaaatgttgtttttgggggtttgatttgtttttgaagcAGTGGCATAGCATGCTGCGTGAATAGTACAGCCGCATTGCAGGCACAAACAAAGCACATTAGTGTTACATAATTCTTTCTGCATCGGTGGCTTACAGGTTTTGCACCGCTGTCTGCAGTCTTTTGGGGTTTTGTGAGCTGTGTGAATGCGTGTCTAGAGGTTGAGGTTAGGGGGGTGTAGAGGGGGAAAGGAAATTTACAGTGCTAAGGGTGGTCGGAAAGTGAAAGTGTGCCACTGCTGCTTTTCCGTCTGAAGAATGAGTTGTAGAGGCTGAGAACTCAGGGGTGTGGGAGAGTTTAACACAGCCATTTTTACACTTTCCCACCTCTCtgcaaacccacacacacacacacacacacacacacacacacacacagcacattaCACTCCAACACCCACAGAAATCTCCACTCACGCTGTTGACGTACATGGCATGCCACATTATCTCAACACTGTAGGAATAAagtcctctctcttttttcaatcACACTTGTTTGTTGGATGCCAACACACGAGTTGGCTGCTTCAGTAAACACGACAGCTTGTGTTACTACCCTcctttctcctttctcctttcCCGTTCTTCATATCCTGAAAGGGAACACAACTCACATTCATCTTTGGGAAGTTTTAATACttaatcttctttctttttatgttttctgaagTTTCTTTCAGATCGTGTTGTAAAGGCAGCGAGATCAGTGTACAGCGTCATGATCGACAGGAACCCCGGTCTGGTCCGAGACAGAAAATATCACCTGAAAACATACAGGTGCTCATACTAGTGGCAGGATTTCTTCAGTGTCAAAAATCGCATACAATGTCTACAGAAGCATGCAAAGTCACATGTTCAATGTCCCTCACAGACAGTGCTGCTCGGGTAAGGAGCTTGTCGACTGGCTGATGAAGCAAAATGACGGCCTGCAATCAAGATGCCAGGCTGTGGGAATGTGGCAGGTCCTGGTGGATGAAGGAATCCTTGTACATGGTAAGAACTAAAGAGCTGCCTGGTGGGTTGGTGAGCCcgcccccatgtacagaggctttgcACTTGAGAGCgagtggcccgggttcaaatccgacccgtggctcctttcccgcatgtcgttccccacacTCTGTCTCCAAAGTATCTGACTCTAtctctagaaaaaaaaagccataatTTGTCCAAAAATAAGTCTGAAAACAAAGGCCATGTTAACATCCTAATGTATTCACTGTTATTTATATTAACTGTCAGTGTATCATGAGGAACAGTTTTATAATAAATCCAGTcatattcttgtgttttttccaaTAAATTTATATTCTGATAATGATGTCTTGAAAGTTTTCTTGAAGCCCTTAAGAAGCTTGAAATTTGGTGTCTGGGCCCGCCAGAGCAGATGTTAGACAAAGTGTCCTCATTCAGTCAAGTGGTCACTAATTCACAGCTTCTGCTGTCTGGATTGGACACAGTCTACCCGTAAGAGACCACTCCAATCAGAATGTAAGAGCTCCATCATCACACGGAGGGGATTGCTCACAATAGATTTGCACTCATTTCCATGTATCTGTATTTTGTAAAAAGGAACTTTAAGACAGTTGAATTCCACTAAAGATCAAAATGCATTCAATTATTCCCCATTTTTAAAGGTAATCACTGCATTTTAGATTCATTTTCATCACTCTAGTATCTCGAAGGGTCAATCCTCTTTAGGTGTAATTCATGtggtttctctgtttttttttttgcctcactCTAGTGAAAAATGAGGTGAACTTCCATGACAAGGACACCCAGTTCTACCGCTTCCAGGACTCTGAGTGCATAAAAGATGAGAAGGACTCagaagaggagctgcaggagggtCTGTCGCTGCTGTCTCAGCTCGGTCCTGACGCTCTGCTCACCATGATTCTGCGCAAAAAGTCAGTATGTCAAACCTCTGAACGCATGAAAAAATATGTCACATGTAGTCTTACCAAATTCTATGCTTACAAAGTTATCACATATGACAGTTTGAGGTTTAAGTTCTGTGATTACTTACAtgtgtcctctctgtgtgtctcagtCCCAGTCAGAGGAGCGCTGACGACCTGGAGGTTATCTATGAGGAGCTTCTCCATGTCAAAGCTGCAGCTCATCTCTCCACCTCTGTAAGTCTGTTACAGGCTGATGATTGAAGTCACCAATAGTAgcgtttttgtagttttaaaatgattttaaatgtggAGGACTTTGGGTGTAGAAAGTGAGACAGTCAAACAATTTGACTGCAGTTCAGAAGCTtaacatcatcattattattatttcatttaatctGATACAAGAGCgacattttaatgtattttatggGCCAGTTGTCTTTATAGTAGCTGTGTATTTCCAGAAAATAATCAACCAAATAATGCATGCTGTTTCCTCTGATTCTTAGACTACTATTACTATGCAGCTCAGTGTAAATGTTGCCTTGTTTGTGCTGCAGGTGCGTAAGGAGCTGGCGGCGGTGCTGGTCTTTGAATCACATGCCAAGGCCGGAACAGTCCGTGAGTGTGACAGCTCTGCTGACGCTTGAGCTCTGGTGGTGGAGAACCTTGTTTACGCACACAGATTTATTGTGTAGTAAAAAAGCACACTGCGGTACACTGCTGCTCTGATGTGCACAAACCCCATGTCACAGTCCTGGATGCACAACAAGCCTCCATGATTAGAATAGTTACCGAAGCATGCACCACATGAGGAATATTCAAGCTTGCTCGTGTCATGATCTATTCATTTTAACAGTGGGGGGCGATCATGTGTCCTTattttctcctctcatctctcgcTCGGCCCCATCTGGTCTTGAATATGAAATGACTAGATACGTAATAAAACTGGTGTGCAGTAAACGTGGTCTCCATCCAATTATGAGTGTTTACACAGAGACACGTGTGAATGACATATGTTGGTGttgaccttttttcttttttttgtacgCTGTAGTGTTCAGTCAGGGCGACAAAGGGACGTCTTGGTACATCATCTGGAAAGGATCTGTAAATGTGATCACACACGGGAAGGTAAATGAACTAGCTGCAATAATAATCAGAACTCATATGAATGCCTTTGTTTCGCAGTATAACGATGAGTGATGCGTTGTGCACGCAGGGTCTGGTGACCACGCTACATGAAGGCGAGGAGTTTGGGCAGCTCGCCTTGCTGAACGATGCACCTCGCTCTGCAACGATCATCCTGAGAGAAGACAACTGCCACTTCCTGCGCGTCGATAAACAGGACTTCATACGCATCCTCAAGGTGTGTTTGTGCTAACTAATCACTAATGCGTGCAGTGTTAACGTGCATTAAGGCCACGTGCGACTGTATAAACACTGCAGGcatgtttgtctctgatgaaccGCAAACTCAGGTCTACACAAATATGTATCATGCTCAGGTTGTCAAAcacatgtgtgcgtgtgttgttcTATAGGATGTGGAGGCAAATACAGTGCGACTAGAAGAGCATGGGAAAACCGTGCTGGTGTTGGAGATGAACACGGTCCGGGCCGAGCAGGGAGGAGCCGGAAACAACTGCAAGTGAGGACTTACATGACGCACGTGTCTCAGAGGTTCACAACCATTATGATGCTTATCCCGAGTGGGGCAGATAATGTATTATTCAAATAACTCAAACACTGGTGTTGTTCATCTTAGCATATTGATAGACGAGCGTGCGGATACTTTAGTTAAATGTGGTTAAGTTCTCAATACTTAGACTGTGTCTCAGAAAAGAGAGGAACCAACCTTTCTTCACAGCATGAATTCGtatcagctattttttttttttttttaagtaaacatAGTAATGAATTAACATGACCTTCCAATTAGGTCAAACACAAAACCTACTTTACCTTAACACTCTTCACTTGCACGgctgctcacacaaacactacCTACTCTTTTTGTATTCACgctaacaaaaaaacaagatggatTATCTGAAGAGcccaacaaaaaacaagatggatTATCTGAAGAGcccaacaaaaaacaagataacatgtttttttaaaaagacactcAAGCTTAGCATTAATAGAACTACGTTGCAAATACAGTAAATGCTCTTTATAGTCTAACCATGAATATAGGATCTGTAATGGAGCATTCGGCACTTTCACTTAATAATATGTACACACCAAGTGTTGTGACAACCAAGACACGACACTACAGGACTCAGATCAActgctcctctctgtttcttctgtgtgtgtgtgtgtgtgtgtgtgtgtgtgtgtgcatgtgtgtgtgtgtttactctaACTTTTCCCAGGACCtctagtttttatttcattccttttggcaaatgttagcatgctaacagactAAGCTAGGATGGgttagcagacagctagcataCTGCACCACAGTCCATGCACATTCTCACACAGGCTGCTAGCTTGACTGTAGTCTTTGTTGAGTTCCAGCTCACTACctctcattttttaaaacaaattgctccctcagtgttttttaaatgaatttaaaagaactatcatttgattgattgattgattgattgattgattgattacatttatttcagacatatcaaataaaatcaaacatatcaaaaatacaaaacaaaatgaaaagcacgaaaatacaataaacaaaaaacaatgtttaaattatttcacaaaaaaagtaaaagaaaaagcaaattacatatattcaattgatatgtctgaaaaggagtaggaagaagtataaaacttatttaatcctaacCCTTTTCCACaactcaataattaatatttattaaattaaattaacttcctgtgttccttataatcAATCTAATTGTGGCTTTTGATTTGGGCTTGGGCTTTGAAACTGATGAAGGCAATCAAAAAGTATGGAAACCAGTCAAAGGGAGGAAGTGAGACAAGAAACAccggggacaagaactacatagtaaaacaggaaacacttaagaCAAGACAAGGGAAATGCAAACAGGTACATTTAGAAACATGAGGAagggaaagacaaaataaaagtaaaaaggctAAAATCTAAACCCAGAAATATAAACAGACAAATACCCAGGAatcagagaaacacaaggatataTGACTAAATAAactggaaatttaaaaaaaaaacaaggaaaaaactatttaaacaaaGGTAAATGATGGGATGTTACCCTCAGAGATAAGCCTGCagagaaattaaaatgaaagcGAGGCACTACCGTGTTTGCATGAACTCACATCTCCGCCCTGTCACGCTCTGTGCAGGTACACAGTTATGTCAGGAACACCTGAGAAAATCCTGGAACACCTGCTGGAAACAATGAAGCTGGACTCCAATGGAAATGACGCTATAGGTAGGatccttttcctgtttttactcAGTGATTCAGGATGGTCAGACGTAGTTAGCTTGTAAGTTATCATcgttgtttttaatgttcatcTTCCCTCAGATCCCTGTGTGAGCGACTTTCTGCTCACCCACAAAATCTTCATGCCCTCCAGTCAGCTGTGCCCCGCACTCCAACACCAATATCCTGCGATGAAAAACAATCATGCACAATAATGAGAATGACGCTGATGATGACTCTTAGTTTGTACAAATGCATATGTTATTGTCCTTAACCGCCATTGCACCTACCGCGCAGAGCTCTGTGAGGGTTCAGATCTGGAGAAATCCTCCTACATCCTCAACACCAAGCAGAAGGTAGTGAGTCTGATATGCCAGCTGGTGTCGCTGTATGGCCTTCTGCTGAAAGAAGACCCTTTTGCTTCGGATTTCCTGGAGGTGAGGTTGCTGGCTTGATTTGATTGCATTgcattttgattgttttctgtgttttttggaATAtttccagagagagaggaaagaattGATTTATAAGGATTCATTAATTACATTTCCGCATTATATAATCCATGTGCCTGAAACAGAGGTTGAAGAATGAGGTAGCGGCTGATTTCCGTCTGTCCAACATGCTGAAAGAACAATTTAGGGACAAGAGGAGAACAAAAGTGTAAGTTGGCCTTTTTATCTTAGAACATCATGCAATTTCTCCAGCATTTCTCAGTCCATCATGCAATATTACTCATCTTTCCATACTTTTTTACAGATTAGAGAATGGATATCAGTCCCTAACCAAGGTGAACAGAATACTATCAGATATAGTTCAAtgagaaaacagtttaaatatcAAGTCGTTGTCATTTGTCAGTTTTTTGAATGTCACTGACTTGCTGAGTCACTCTGATGCTATCGACAGATCCAGAAATTTGATTGGTTTTCACACTGTGAGGAGCCAGCGGGGAggtttcaaccaatcagagggcAAGACAAAGGTGAGTGACTTAAACAATCCAATCAACTGAATCAGGAAAAACTGTATGTTCATCTTTGAAATGTAATCAACTTGTTCTGCTCTATGTCACATTCATAGTTACCTCACATTAACTCTTGTGTCTGTGGGTGTTGTTTATGAGTAGTTCTTTTAGCCACACATCCAGTTGCACATCATCAATCGTTGCATCAGCACATCTTGACATTTCAGCATCTGTGTCCTGTCTGTACAGTTCTGTATGAGCTCTTCAGACCAGACAAAAAACCTCTCACCCTGATGCTCCCAGTCAACTCGTCTGTGCAGGAGGTGATGTCAGCGGTAGTCAAACCTGGAGGGGATCACATTCTGGTCAAAATGAACTCAACAGGAGGTAGGACTTTGAAAGTGATGACACTTACTTAAATATAAGTAGTATTGAAACCCTAAGAAGCAGGAGGGGGGatgttttttcctctgtttATTAGTTaagaacagtttaaaaaaaaaaaaaaaattgacttgAAATTCAATCCTTTCATTCAATGTGAAAATGGTTCAAGGCTTATCATGTTAGATAACTAGCTATGATAATACATGGTTTGGAGCTACCTTAATTATGGATTGAAAGAAGAATGTATAACTCACCTGGAGTAGAACTGTAAGCTCTGTAAGAACATGTGGTAGTTGTGACCCTTGTGGCCAAAAAGTGAATTACAACATCAGACCTATTT
This region of Labrus bergylta chromosome 12, fLabBer1.1, whole genome shotgun sequence genomic DNA includes:
- the rapgef3 gene encoding rap guanine nucleotide exchange factor 3 isoform X1, with translation MSCFDNDFPMDSSEWRVLMTPQRLDTVQALGMETMVKSIVSPPRRCTTELWETPLPEALGPKDTMKQFLSDRVVKAARSVYSVMIDRNPGLVRDRKYHLKTYRQCCSGKELVDWLMKQNDGLQSRCQAVGMWQVLVDEGILVHVKNEVNFHDKDTQFYRFQDSECIKDEKDSEEELQEGLSLLSQLGPDALLTMILRKNPSQRSADDLEVIYEELLHVKAAAHLSTSVRKELAAVLVFESHAKAGTVLFSQGDKGTSWYIIWKGSVNVITHGKGLVTTLHEGEEFGQLALLNDAPRSATIILREDNCHFLRVDKQDFIRILKDVEANTVRLEEHGKTVLVLEMNTVRAEQGGAGNNCKYTVMSGTPEKILEHLLETMKLDSNGNDAIDPCVSDFLLTHKIFMPSSQLCPALQHHYRAELCEGSDLEKSSYILNTKQKVVSLICQLVSLYGLLLKEDPFASDFLERLKNEVAADFRLSNMLKEQFRDKRRTKVLENGYQSLTKIQKFDWFSHCEEPAGRFQPIRGQDKVLYELFRPDKKPLTLMLPVNSSVQEVMSAVVKPGGDHILVKMNSTGERAQLKLDASAVYTALGLNERLFICTSSQVEHLIPLEEQQGPEQGSADILEQMGSKDIANELTNHDWELFNAVHEVELIYYVFGRHKFPGAITANLERFVRRFNEVQYWVVTELCLCEDLVKRAVLLKKFIKMAAVLKEQKNLNSFFAVMFALSNSAVQRLYKTWERIPSKTKRIYCAYERLMDPSRNHRAYRLAVAKLSPPYIPFMPLLLKDMTFINEGNPNYVEKLVNFEKMRMIAKTVNSVRGCRSQPYVASSPQRGLADRMFLEVPATRLSTYSDITLPLRSPSNIRLYISNLKVIDSQRKLTQLSRTLE
- the rapgef3 gene encoding rap guanine nucleotide exchange factor 3 isoform X2, giving the protein MHLFRSHYYRVFPDRFSVETPSIRGISWTPLPEALGPKDTMKQFLSDRVVKAARSVYSVMIDRNPGLVRDRKYHLKTYRQCCSGKELVDWLMKQNDGLQSRCQAVGMWQVLVDEGILVHVKNEVNFHDKDTQFYRFQDSECIKDEKDSEEELQEGLSLLSQLGPDALLTMILRKNPSQRSADDLEVIYEELLHVKAAAHLSTSVRKELAAVLVFESHAKAGTVLFSQGDKGTSWYIIWKGSVNVITHGKGLVTTLHEGEEFGQLALLNDAPRSATIILREDNCHFLRVDKQDFIRILKDVEANTVRLEEHGKTVLVLEMNTVRAEQGGAGNNCKYTVMSGTPEKILEHLLETMKLDSNGNDAIDPCVSDFLLTHKIFMPSSQLCPALQHHYRAELCEGSDLEKSSYILNTKQKVVSLICQLVSLYGLLLKEDPFASDFLERLKNEVAADFRLSNMLKEQFRDKRRTKVLENGYQSLTKIQKFDWFSHCEEPAGRFQPIRGQDKVLYELFRPDKKPLTLMLPVNSSVQEVMSAVVKPGGDHILVKMNSTGERAQLKLDASAVYTALGLNERLFICTSSQVEHLIPLEEQQGPEQGSADILEQMGSKDIANELTNHDWELFNAVHEVELIYYVFGRHKFPGAITANLERFVRRFNEVQYWVVTELCLCEDLVKRAVLLKKFIKMAAVLKEQKNLNSFFAVMFALSNSAVQRLYKTWERIPSKTKRIYCAYERLMDPSRNHRAYRLAVAKLSPPYIPFMPLLLKDMTFINEGNPNYVEKLVNFEKMRMIAKTVNSVRGCRSQPYVASSPQRGLADRMFLEVPATRLSTYSDITLPLRSPSNIRLYISNLKVIDSQRKLTQLSRTLE
- the rapgef3 gene encoding rap guanine nucleotide exchange factor 3 isoform X3, whose product is METMVKSIVSPPRRCTTELWETPLPEALGPKDTMKQFLSDRVVKAARSVYSVMIDRNPGLVRDRKYHLKTYRQCCSGKELVDWLMKQNDGLQSRCQAVGMWQVLVDEGILVHVKNEVNFHDKDTQFYRFQDSECIKDEKDSEEELQEGLSLLSQLGPDALLTMILRKNPSQRSADDLEVIYEELLHVKAAAHLSTSVRKELAAVLVFESHAKAGTVLFSQGDKGTSWYIIWKGSVNVITHGKGLVTTLHEGEEFGQLALLNDAPRSATIILREDNCHFLRVDKQDFIRILKDVEANTVRLEEHGKTVLVLEMNTVRAEQGGAGNNCKYTVMSGTPEKILEHLLETMKLDSNGNDAIDPCVSDFLLTHKIFMPSSQLCPALQHHYRAELCEGSDLEKSSYILNTKQKVVSLICQLVSLYGLLLKEDPFASDFLERLKNEVAADFRLSNMLKEQFRDKRRTKVLENGYQSLTKIQKFDWFSHCEEPAGRFQPIRGQDKVLYELFRPDKKPLTLMLPVNSSVQEVMSAVVKPGGDHILVKMNSTGERAQLKLDASAVYTALGLNERLFICTSSQVEHLIPLEEQQGPEQGSADILEQMGSKDIANELTNHDWELFNAVHEVELIYYVFGRHKFPGAITANLERFVRRFNEVQYWVVTELCLCEDLVKRAVLLKKFIKMAAVLKEQKNLNSFFAVMFALSNSAVQRLYKTWERIPSKTKRIYCAYERLMDPSRNHRAYRLAVAKLSPPYIPFMPLLLKDMTFINEGNPNYVEKLVNFEKMRMIAKTVNSVRGCRSQPYVASSPQRGLADRMFLEVPATRLSTYSDITLPLRSPSNIRLYISNLKVIDSQRKLTQLSRTLE